Sequence from the Bacillota bacterium genome:
AGGTGAGTTGTCATGATGGAGGCGGAGTAAATTGGGTGTAAAAACAGGGCAAAAAGAGCAAATCCGGTTCATCACAAACCCATTAACAGTGAAACAAATGGCTGCTCAGATCAATGTAGCCAGTGACGCATACGTCTCAATGAAAATCAGTGAAAATGATCTGCGGGAACTGCTTTACCATTATGCGAAAAACCACAGTAGGAAGCTGTTTGGGTTCAATAGAGATCT
This genomic interval carries:
- a CDS encoding TIGR04540 family protein, which gives rise to MGVKTGQKEQIRFITNPLTVKQMAAQINVASDAYVSMKISENDLRELLYHYAKNHSRKLFGFNRDLNPTITKIIGKKRKELVEIMLAGLQITLF